The DNA sequence CCGCCCCCTCGAGCGCGGCGAGCGTCGCGTTGAGCAGCGCCGTCCGCCGCCGCCCGGCGGTCGGGTTGTAGATCACCAGCACGCGGCGGCGCGCCGTCTTCTTCATCGGCCGGTTCCGCACGTCACTTCACGGCGAGCAGTTCGACCTCGAAGACGAGGGCGGAGTTGCCGGGAATGCCCGGCTGGCCCATCGACCCGTAGGCCGCTTCGGGCGGGCAGACGAGGCGCGCCTTGCCGCCGACCTTCATCCGCATCACCCCCTCCGTCCAGCAGGGGATCACGGCGTTCAGCGGGAACTCGGCCGGCGTGCCGCGCTTGTAGGAGCTGTCGAACTCGCCGCCGTCGAAGAGCGTGCCGCGGTAGTGGACCTTGACCGTGCTTCCCTGCGCCGGCGAATCCCCCGTTCCCGGCCGCAGCTCGAAGTAGAGCGAGCCGGAGACGGTCTTCTGCGCGCCCGGCTTCTTCGCCTCCTCGGCGACGAACGCGTCGGACAGGACCTTGCGCGCGGACTCGAGCTTCTTTCTCCGGTCCGCCCGCAGCAGCTCGATCTTCTGCCGGCTGTATCCGGCGGGATCGACCGCCGCCGGCCGCCGCAGAAGCGCGTCCTGCAGCCCTTGCGCGACCAGCGCCGCCTCCTCCGGCGACAGCTGCATCCCGCCGAGTTGCAGGCCGACGATCTGCCCCATCACGTAGAGCGTCTTCTCTTCGTCGGTCTTCGGCTCGGCGGCGAACGCCGCTCCGCCCAACAGGGCCAGCGACGCCAACGCCGCAAGGACTTTCCGCATGACCCGATTCCTCGTTCGCCGCCGGGGGGGAGGGCGGCGTGAGGATAGCATCCCCGCCGCAAAGGAGACTGGAACGGCGGGCCGTTTAGCCCGAAAGTTGTACCGGATGAACTGATGGCCGAACCGGTGCTGCCGCCCCCCGCGCGGGGCCAAGTCCGCTTTCTCGCGCTCGCCGTCGCGGCCGGGCTCGGCGGAGGCGTCGTCGCCGTCCTGTTCCGCGCCCTTTCGATCCAACTGCCGGCGTGGCTCTGGCCGGGCGACCCGAACCTCGTGCGCGGCGTCGCCGCCGCCCCCGACTGGCGCAAGATCGCCGTGCCGGTCGTCGGGGCGCTCCTCGCGGGGCTCGTCCTCTACCTCGGCTCGCGCTGGACCGTCGTCGGCAAGGGCTGGGACATCCTCGAGGCGGTCGTCCTGCGCGACGGCGTGCTCCACCTCCGCGCCGCGCTCGTCAAGGGGATCTCCTCGCTCCTCACCGTCGCCTCCGCCGCGCCGCTCGGCCGCGAGGGGCCGATGGTCCAGCTCGCCGCGGCGACCTGCTCCTGGGGCGCGCGGCGGATGCGCCTGCCGGTGCGCCAGCGGCGGATCCTCGTCGCCTGCGGCGTCGCCGCCGGCATGGCCGCGGCCTACAACGCCCCGATCGGCGCCGCGCTCTTCACGATGGAAGTCATCGTCGGGAACTTCGCGCTGGAGGTCTTCGCGCCGCTGGTCTTCGCCTCGGTGGTGGCGACGATGCTCGCCCGCGCCGCCTTCAGCGGCACGCCGGTCTTCCAGCTCGGCGGCTTCAAGCTCGTCAGCCCCTGGGAGTTCGCCGCCTACCTCGCGCTCGGCGTCCTCGCCGGCCTGACCGCCGCCC is a window from the bacterium genome containing:
- a CDS encoding FKBP-type peptidyl-prolyl cis-trans isomerase — translated: MRKVLAALASLALLGGAAFAAEPKTDEEKTLYVMGQIVGLQLGGMQLSPEEAALVAQGLQDALLRRPAAVDPAGYSRQKIELLRADRRKKLESARKVLSDAFVAEEAKKPGAQKTVSGSLYFELRPGTGDSPAQGSTVKVHYRGTLFDGGEFDSSYKRGTPAEFPLNAVIPCWTEGVMRMKVGGKARLVCPPEAAYGSMGQPGIPGNSALVFEVELLAVK